ATCAGTTTTTAGTGGAAGGCAAAACTGACAAAGTCAACATTATTGATCGAGAAAGTACGAGTCGTGCAGGTGGACAGCACATTCTGACGCAGCCGAATGACGGAGTAACGAATAGTTTGCAGCCCTGTGGAAATCAGCAGCGATATACTGGCGCGATTTCCAAAACGATTCCGAAGTTGAATGTTGATGGAACAACTACTGTAAGTAAACTCTTTCCCTCTGTGTCCCCCGTAATGCCAGCAGGTAAGCCATTAGTTAGTCCCATTGTGAACCAGAAATTTTCTACTCAACCAAAAAATGTATATCGAGAACCAATAACCAATTTCGAGTCAATTTATCCGATATATGATGAGTTTGACAAAACATATTAGGACTGAGCCTATTCCCCTAGGTCATCCCACATTAAAGGTTCGAAACAGGTCTATTGTGGAGATATGATGACGTAGAGCTCCCAGATAGTCACAAGATGGCGGTCAAGCGTTTCGAATGCCTGGAACGCAAGATGATTAGAGATCCAGAACTCGCGTCCAATCTCAAAAAGCAGATCACTGAAATTGGCTTTCAAACAGCACTTCGTTGCTCAGCGAATTACAGGAGAAGGAAACTTTGGATAGCAAGAACCTCTGCTCGAATCCAACGGTCAGTAGTGAACGAGTGTTGGGAATGTTTTGGCTGACGACTGAAGATAAACTGAAATTTGCGATAATATGAAGGATGAGATACAGCAGATAATTGATAGCGGTAATAGACCAACCAAGCGGCAAATGCTAAAATGTTTATTGGGAATATTTGACCCCTTGGGATTCCTTAGCGTATTCCTCGTACAAGGGAAGATATTACTGCAGGATACGTGGCGTGCTGGATTGAAATGGGACGAAAAGGTGCCAGAAGACATATTTGAACGATGGATCAAGTGGACTGGAATATTCCTCAGCATTAGTACCATAAGGATTCCTCGATGCTATTTCTTGAATGCGACCAAGCAAACCTATGACAAACTTCAACTCCACATTTTCGTTGATGCGAGTGAAGCCGCATTCGCTGCTGTAGCTTACTTTAGAATAGAAGATGCGGAAGGTAATGTCAAATGTACAATAGTTGCCGCTAAGACGAAGGTCGCACCACTTAAACCACTTTCAATTCCACGCCTAGAGCTACAAGCAGCAGTTCTTGGAAGTCGCTTGATGTCCTTTGTACAAGAAGGTCACAGCATCGAAGTGAAACAACGATTTCTCTGGAGTGATTCCGCGACAGTTTTGGCATGGTTGCGAGCAGATCACCGTCGCTACAAGCAATACGTAGCCTGTCGAATTGGTGAGCTTTTAACAACAACGGACGTCGCAGATTGGCGATGGGTTCCCAGTAAACTCAACCCAGCGGATGCAGCGACGAAATGGGGAAAGAGCCTGTGCCCCGAAGTCGAGGGTGAATGGTTCAGAGGTCCGCAATTTCTACGTCTGTCCGAAAAAGAGTGGCCAAAGCAGACTAAGTCATTGGATCAACGGGAAGAGGAATCGTGTTTTGTGGTTCAAAGTTCAGCAATTCCAGCTGCCGTAGTGGACTTCACTAGGTTTTCGAAGTGGCGTCGATTGTTAGGGACAGTCGTTTACGTGCATCGGTTTATAGATAATTGCAGGCGCAAAAGTCGAAAGGAAAGAACAGATGTGTCTTATTTAAGCCAAGACGAATTGATAAAAGCGAAGAATACACTAATACGAATGGTTCAGTGGGAAGAGTATCCTGATGAAATGGACTTGCTGTCACGAAGTCAAATGGAGCTACACAGAACGAGTGCCTTATACCAGTTAACGCCcgtaatagatgaatataaggtTATGCGGGTCGGTGGAAGAACCGGAGCTGCACCACATACTAAGTTCGATGTCAAGTTTCCGATAATACTCCCGAAGAAACATCCAGTAACCAAGATGGTTGTTGATGAATTTCACCGAATCTTTCGTCACGGGAACTCGGAAACAGTGGTGAACGAAATTCGTCAGTTCTACCATATTGCTCAACTGAGGACGATCGTGAAACAAGTAGCCGCAGCATGTCAATGGTGTAAAATTGTGAAAGCGACACCTAAAGTACCGCAGATGGCACCACTTCCTGTTGCTCGTCTATCGTTATTCACCCGACCATTTACGTACGTCGGTATTGATCTGTTCGGTCCCTTGTTAGTGAAAGTAGGTCGAAGTACGGCAAAACGTTGGATATGTTTGTTCACCTGTTTAACTACTCGCGCCGTCCATGTAGAGGTTGCCTACAATCTGTCTACATCATCATGCGTAAAGTGCATTCGTCGTTTTGTCGGTCGTCGTGGTGCGTCAGCCGAGATTTATACCGATAACGGCACCAATTTTCAAGGCGCTGAGAATTTGTTACGAAAGCAGATTAATGAAATACACAACGAACTTGCATCAACTTTCACCAACACAGATACTAAATGGATCTTTATACCACCAGGAGCACCTCACATGGGTGACGCGTGGGAAAGAATGGTTCGATCGATAAAATCGGCCATGCAGGTTGCGTATAACAACGATCGGAAGCTAGATGATGAAGGGCTAGAAACGTTGATTGTGGAAGCCGAGAGTATTGTGAACAGTCGACCGCTAACGTATCTACCTTTAGACGCCGATGAAGGGGAAGCACTTACGCCGAATCATTTTTTGATGGGAAACTCAAGAGGTGTTCGTCAGCCAACTGTACCGTTCAGTGA
The Toxorhynchites rutilus septentrionalis strain SRP chromosome 2, ASM2978413v1, whole genome shotgun sequence genome window above contains:
- the LOC129766093 gene encoding uncharacterized protein LOC129766093 → MKDEIQQIIDSGNRPTKRQMLKCLLGIFDPLGFLSVFLVQGKILLQDTWRAGLKWDEKVPEDIFERWIKWTGIFLSISTIRIPRCYFLNATKQTYDKLQLHIFVDASEAAFAAVAYFRIEDAEGNVKCTIVAAKTKVAPLKPLSIPRLELQAAVLGSRLMSFVQEGHSIEVKQRFLWSDSATVLAWLRADHRRYKQYVACRIGELLTTTDVADWRWVPSKLNPADAATKWGKSLCPEVEGEWFRGPQFLRLSEKEWPKQTKSLDQREEESCFVVQSSAIPAAVVDFTRFSKWRRLLGTVVYVHRFIDNCRRKSRKERTDVSYLSQDELIKAKNTLIRMVQWEEYPDEMDLLSRSQMELHRTSALYQLTPVIDEYKVMRVGGRTGAAPHTKFDVKFPIILPKKHPVTKMVVDEFHRIFRHGNSETVVNEIRQFYHIAQLRTIVKQVAAACQWCKIVKATPKVPQMAPLPVARLSLFTRPFTYVGIDLFGPLLVKVGRSTAKRWICLFTCLTTRAVHVEVAYNLSTSSCVKCIRRFVGRRGASAEIYTDNGTNFQGAENLLRKQINEIHNELASTFTNTDTKWIFIPPGAPHMGDAWERMVRSIKSAMQVAYNNDRKLDDEGLETLIVEAESIVNSRPLTYLPLDADEGEALTPNHFLMGNSRGVRQPTVPFSDPVSAVKNSWNQIQYQLDVFWKRWIREYLPMLTRRMKWFGEVKPVAEGDLVLIVDDTHRNGWIRGRVKEVVTAKDGKVRQAIVQTARGMLRRPVSKLAVLEVEYESKTGTDGQCYGGRMLPLGALFQVCVPNGHPKST